Proteins from one Osmerus mordax isolate fOsmMor3 chromosome 21, fOsmMor3.pri, whole genome shotgun sequence genomic window:
- the LOC136965365 gene encoding inositol 1,4,5-trisphosphate receptor-interacting protein, with amino-acid sequence MQDTILRVLVVAVGLIMYPREELRTMDQDDDVATGMQEGQDWLLKEMEKTDQEMIISHEAPEEDQDESLVTVQPVNTNEPKANQRVAQTDQYRSLEGLEDDQVKPTLLDEDTEEKETKVTEVNEDAADSELNLSLLGQSDHSLAIIDPFIDEALSSLDSDVPSIEKMFFQEVEINHNTPSVNPKVVPTNQEVLQKVQIDPPKLCTKPSREDQTKAVENHQEVFQEYRVPPQMLTKPSEKDKGRWKQVTDTENDYLWYLWNTYSLISVIHFSIKYYRKKLQMNQSKDVPSENTNILRESKLSAEISLPDSSTLNRLYDKCVKLSPNERYQVAEFVEGFASDLLCTMRSLSDRAVGMVMEDFVMVEGVFRFCACDIMIPIVPLDPYHFQCEFWGSQAGDRQADMEGYGRIKMEKGVEKQNGCPCGNTDIDMLCLLHSDEKVVDTGKISDSLFLSPTTPYLSKTQVLKWFQRALRQAWEYISHKYEFELTFFNAGVSGAMTVRFRSGKVITFNIKPVVKFKDAAAYFVIGASTKNVNNCSDTFWELSFAPYEDHFLKQLNINLPKNSCHIKCLEIAVFLHRKQTGLTGKSGLTDYHIKTGLYHLLLIEEPLMWHPEQLTNRLQDLLSFLENCLEHKKLSHAFIGNSLVSNTRLSQELAEAKPVNLFHPLVVQKSLYFKTVKHFHELLKNMSVLIQEYAPKE; translated from the coding sequence ATGCAAGATACCATTCTTCGGGTGCTGGTGGTGGCTGTTGGTCTAATAATGTATCCTAGAGAGGAGTTGAGGACCATGGACCAGGATGATGATGTAGCAACGGGTATGCAGGAGGGACAGGATTGGCTGTTAAAGGAGATGGAAAAGACGGACCAGGAAATGATCATCAGTCATGAAGCACCAGAGGAGGACCAAGATGAGTCTCTTGTAACCGTCCAACCAGTGAACACCAATGAACCAAAGGCTAACCAACGTGTGGCTCAAACCGACCAATATCGTTCTCTGGAAGGCCTTGAGGATGATCAAGTAAAGCCAACCCTTTTAGACGAGGACACTGAAGAAAAAGAGACCAAGGTGACTGAGGTAAATGAAGACGCAGCAGATTCAGAGCTCAACTTGTCACTTTTGGGACAGTCTGATCATTCCCTTGCCATCATCGATCCTTTCATTGATGAGGCTCTGTCTTCATTGGATAGCGATGTTCCTAGTATCGAGAAAATGTTTTTTCAGGAAGTCGAGATTAACCACAATACACCTTCAGTAAATCCGAAAGTAGTTCCAACAAATCAGGAAGTGCTTCAGAAAGTCCAAATCGATCCCCCAAAACTCTGCACAAAGCCTTCCAGGGAGGACCAAACAAAAGCAGTTGAGAATCATCAGGAAGTGTTTCAAGAATACAGAGTACCACCACAAATGCTCACAAAACCatcagagaaagacaaaggAAGATGGAAGCAGGTGACTGACACAGAGAACGATTATCTCTGGTACCTTTGGAACACATACTCCCTCATTTCCGTAATCCATTTTTCCATCAAATATTACAGAAAGAAATTGCAGATGAACCAAAGTAAAGATGTCCCGtctgaaaacacaaacatattgcGAGAGAGTAAACTCTCGGCTGAGATATCGCTGCCAGACAGTAGTACACTGAACCGTTTATATGACAAATGTGTCAAACTGTCACCCAATGAGAGATACCAGGTGGCTGAGTTTGTAGAGGGTTTTGCCAGTGATCTATTGTGTACCATGAGAAGCTTGAGTGACAGGGCGGTCGGCATGGTGATGGAGGACTTTGTAATGGTGGAAGGTGTGTTCAGGTTTTGTGCGTGTGACATCATGATCCCCATTGTACCATTGGATCCATATCACTTCCAGTGTGAATTTTGGGGCAGTCAGGCTGGGGATAGACAAGCAGACATGGAAGGCTATGGTAGAATTAAAATGGAGAAAGGTGTTGAAAAACAAAATGGATGCCCTTGTGGTAATACTGATATAGACATGCTCTGCTTATTACATAGTGACGAGAAGGTGGTTGACACAGGTAAGATATCAGACAGCCTATTTTTATCACCAACCACACCTTACCTTTCCAAAACACAAGTTCTGAAATGGTTCCAGAGAGCGTTAAGACAAGCTTGGGAATACATTTCCCACAAATATGAGTTTGAGTTAACATTTTTCAATGCTGGTGTCTCTGGTGCTATGACAGTCCGATTCAGATCAGGAAAAGTTATAACCTTTAATATTAAACCCGTGGTAAAGTTCAAAGATGCAGCTGCATATTTTGTCATCGGTGCTTCAACCAAAAATGTGAACAATTGTTCAGACACCTTCTGGGAACTTTCATTTGCACCTTATGAGGACCACTTTCTGAAACAGCTCAATATAAATCTGCCCAAGAACTCCTGTCACATCAAGTGTCTTGAAATTGCAGTCTTCCTTCACAGGAAGCAAACAGGTTTGACAGGTAAAAGTGGCCTTACAGATTACCACATCAAAACTGGATTATACCACCTCCTTTTAATTGAGGAACCATTAATGTGGCACCCTGAACAATTGACCAATAGGCTTCAAGACTTATTGAGTTTCCTGGAAAACTGCCTTGAGCACAAGAAGTTGAGTCATGCATTTATTGGTAACAGTCTGGTTTCAAACACAAGGCTGTCTCAAGAGCTTGCAGAGGCCAAGCCAGTAAATCTATTCCACCCCCTTGTGGTACAAAAAAGCCTTTACTTTAAAACTGTAAAGCATTTCCATGAGTTGCTGAAGAACATGTCTGTGCTGATACAAGAATATGCACCAAAAGAATGA
- the LOC136965550 gene encoding calcium homeostasis modulator 1 isoform X2, with protein sequence MDKFRMMFQFLQSNQESFMNGICGIMALASAQLYSAFEFSCPCIPEYNYAYGIGLLVVPPIWFFLLGFVLNNNISILAEEWKRPTGKRQKDPTILRYMFVSITQRSLIAPAVWIAVTLMDGKSFLCAFSVDLDIYQYGNATLIQDMSEVERIKLLAKIPCKNIFDQPEVISREAAARYIKCISQGFGWVFLLLMTLVAFMIRAIRPCFTQAAFLKTKYWSHYIDIERKMFDDTCKEHAKSFAKVCIHQYFESISGEMRSFHRHGSRKDDSDDEDDEKKKSDEDKLLGIRAQEDMNKVLWNWHTCKPPLALRKEQPDGQDSDRLQEEASRRPNGHANGHTHEMAKKEWAVYYNWRTEGER encoded by the exons ATGGATAAGTTCCGTATGATGTTCCAGTTCCTTCAGTCCAACCAGGAGTCCTTCATGAATGGGATCTGCGGTATCATGGCGTTGGCCAGTGCCCAGCTGTACTCTGCCTTTGAGTTCAGCTGTCCCTGCATTCCTGAATACAACTACGCGTACGGCATTGGACTCCTGGTTGTGCCACCCATTTGGTTCTTCCTCCTGGGGTTCGTATTGAACAACAACATATCCATACTAGCCGAGGAATGGAAAAGGCCAACGGGGAAACGGCAAAAGGACCCCACCATCCTCCGCTACATGTTCGTTTCCATCACGCAGCGCTCATTGATTGCGCCTGCGGTGTGGATAGCTGTGACGCTGATGGATGGTAAGAGCTTCCTGTGTGCGTTTAGTGTCGACTTGGACATCTACCAGTATGGGAACGCCACCCTCATCCAGGACATGTCAGAGGTGGAGCGAATCAAACTGTTAGCCAAGATCCCGTGCAAGAATATTTTTGACCAGCCTGAGGTGATATCGAGAGAAGCTGCTGCTCGATACATTAAATGCATCTCACAG GGATTCGGCTGGGTCTTCCTGCTGTTGATGACTTTAGTGGCCTTCATGATCAGAGCCATACGGCCTTGCTTCACCCAGGCGGCCTTTCTCAAAACCAAGTACTGGTCGCACTACATCGACATTGAGCGGAAGATGTTTGACGATACCTGCAAGGAGCACGCCAAGAGCTTCGCCAAGGTTTGCATCCACCAGTACTTCGAGAGCATCAGCGGAGAAATGCGCAGCTTCCATCGCCATGGCTCCAGGAAGGACGACAGCGACGACGAAGACGACGAGAAGAAGAAGAGTGACGAGGACAAACTTTTGGGGATTCGCGCTCAGGAGGATATGAATAAAGTTTTGTGGAACTGGCACACATGTAAACCGCCTCTTGCCCTGAGAAAGGAGCAACCCGACGGTCAAGACAGTGATAGACTTCAGGAAGAGGCCAGCAGGAGGCCTAATGGTCATGCCAATGGACACACCCATGAGATGGCAAAGAAGGAGTGGGCGGTGTACTACA ATtggaggacggagggagagaggtag
- the LOC136965550 gene encoding calcium homeostasis modulator 1 isoform X1, translating into MDKFRMMFQFLQSNQESFMNGICGIMALASAQLYSAFEFSCPCIPEYNYAYGIGLLVVPPIWFFLLGFVLNNNISILAEEWKRPTGKRQKDPTILRYMFVSITQRSLIAPAVWIAVTLMDGKSFLCAFSVDLDIYQYGNATLIQDMSEVERIKLLAKIPCKNIFDQPEVISREAAARYIKCISQGFGWVFLLLMTLVAFMIRAIRPCFTQAAFLKTKYWSHYIDIERKMFDDTCKEHAKSFAKVCIHQYFESISGEMRSFHRHGSRKDDSDDEDDEKKKSDEDKLLGIRAQEDMNKVLWNWHTCKPPLALRKEQPDGQDSDRLQEEASRRPNGHANGHTHEMAKKEWAVYYSKV; encoded by the exons ATGGATAAGTTCCGTATGATGTTCCAGTTCCTTCAGTCCAACCAGGAGTCCTTCATGAATGGGATCTGCGGTATCATGGCGTTGGCCAGTGCCCAGCTGTACTCTGCCTTTGAGTTCAGCTGTCCCTGCATTCCTGAATACAACTACGCGTACGGCATTGGACTCCTGGTTGTGCCACCCATTTGGTTCTTCCTCCTGGGGTTCGTATTGAACAACAACATATCCATACTAGCCGAGGAATGGAAAAGGCCAACGGGGAAACGGCAAAAGGACCCCACCATCCTCCGCTACATGTTCGTTTCCATCACGCAGCGCTCATTGATTGCGCCTGCGGTGTGGATAGCTGTGACGCTGATGGATGGTAAGAGCTTCCTGTGTGCGTTTAGTGTCGACTTGGACATCTACCAGTATGGGAACGCCACCCTCATCCAGGACATGTCAGAGGTGGAGCGAATCAAACTGTTAGCCAAGATCCCGTGCAAGAATATTTTTGACCAGCCTGAGGTGATATCGAGAGAAGCTGCTGCTCGATACATTAAATGCATCTCACAG GGATTCGGCTGGGTCTTCCTGCTGTTGATGACTTTAGTGGCCTTCATGATCAGAGCCATACGGCCTTGCTTCACCCAGGCGGCCTTTCTCAAAACCAAGTACTGGTCGCACTACATCGACATTGAGCGGAAGATGTTTGACGATACCTGCAAGGAGCACGCCAAGAGCTTCGCCAAGGTTTGCATCCACCAGTACTTCGAGAGCATCAGCGGAGAAATGCGCAGCTTCCATCGCCATGGCTCCAGGAAGGACGACAGCGACGACGAAGACGACGAGAAGAAGAAGAGTGACGAGGACAAACTTTTGGGGATTCGCGCTCAGGAGGATATGAATAAAGTTTTGTGGAACTGGCACACATGTAAACCGCCTCTTGCCCTGAGAAAGGAGCAACCCGACGGTCAAGACAGTGATAGACTTCAGGAAGAGGCCAGCAGGAGGCCTAATGGTCATGCCAATGGACACACCCATGAGATGGCAAAGAAGGAGTGGGCGGTGTACTACAGCAAGGTTTGA
- the zgc:175214 gene encoding RING finger protein 122 produces the protein MQPFQWCNGCLCGLGLQRSERYCAMTSDIYHLPLNVYIIVLGIGLFVFMLSLLFCCYLFRLKQQGTREQFSYNEVVLKGAGKKLSLLGQTCAVCLEEFRTRDELGVCPCSHAFHKKCLLKWLEIRSVCPMCNKPILRLHTETPQGAEGPLDPEEV, from the exons ATGCAACCATTCCAATGGTGTAACG GATGCCTGTGTGGTTTGGGTCTCCAGCGCTCTGAGAGATACTGCGCCATGACGTCCGACATTTATCACCTCCCCCTCAACGTCTACATCATCGTTCTGGGCATAGGTCTTTTCGTCTTCATGCTCAGCCTCCTGTTCTGCTGCTACCTGTTCAG GTTGAAACAACAAGGCACACGGGAGCAGTTCAGCTACAACGAG GTGGTACTGAAAGGGGCAGGCAAGAAGCTCAGCCTTCTTGGG CAAACCTGTGCGGTTTGCTTGGAGGAGTTCCGGACCCGAGATGAGCTTGGAGTGTGCCCTTGCTCACACGCATTTCACAAGAA GTGCCTGTTGAAGTGGCTGGAGATCCGGAGCGTGTGCCCCATGTGTAACAAGCCCATCCTCCGGCTCCACACTGAGACCCCCCAGGGGGCAGAGGGCCCCCTGGACcctgaggaggtgtga